From the genome of Plasmodium relictum strain SGS1 genome assembly, chromosome: 3:
GGAATAGGGTCATTTCTCTTTTATATCtatataaataatcaaaATGAAGATCTAGAAAAACCAATTCCCCTCTTAAATTCAATTTCTGTTCATCCATATGATTCTAGTGATACAGAAAATTCTCTAATAAGATTACAGATAATGGTATTAGAAGATCACATGCTCAAAAAACAAGGTGGAACATACACAAATTTTGCATCAAAAGATAATAACAGTTACTCCTTTTTCAACTATACATACGAAATGTACGAACCTGAATTTAACGCtgaaataatagaaaaagattATTTTCTATCAGATATTAGTACTAACGGTTTTAGACAGGTAAGCTCAGAATCTTGTAAAGAATATACAGATATGGATAtatcaaaattaaaatgttttCAAGTAGTGAATCCTGTTAGTATTCCAAAATATTGTATAGGTAACAGACTATATTTGAGACAGTTTTCTGCAGAAGACGAGGCAGGAAATCAAAGCatgataaatatttcatCAGATAAGTTCTTTGCTGATTTAAAACCTGGAACCGAAAGAGATACGCATGAGCCAGTTGTGTATAATGTTAAAGTATCAAGTAAATCAGCAAACAAAAATCACGATGGAGAAACAATTGTTACGGTTGATTTTAGTGTATTTGATGATTTATCTGGagttttctatatatatatatttttaagagaTCCTCATGGTGGTATACATAGAAGTAGCGTTAACCGATCAATTCTACCAAATGGAGTTggaatgaaaaatataaatcacAAAATACTATTACCTAAGGGTTCAATGGGTGGTACATGGATGTTAGACGAAATTAAAGCAGTTGATAGATGTAAGAACGAATCCAGAAATATTTACTCTTATAGTGTTTATGTAGAAAATTCttaaacatattttaatgaagaaaatatattacttaaaataatttattattgcTTTTAattaatcatatatattaaaaaatattatttctattttaattcaaaatGGGATTAATgtagaaataaattttaatatttttataaataataatttttttctttttttatgtatttattgaaattaaattttcttgcaattacataaaatctatgtataattaattttttattataactatataatttttcatgtATGTAtctaaaaaacatttttaatattatttttttaaaagaacaaATATCTAGAGATTATTTTAtgtaacaaaatttttttaaataaatttttataatattggattttttcttttgcaATACTAAATATTTACGTTTTCTATCTGCAATTCTTtcaaatttttcatattttaatttattctctttttaaatttatacatAATTCAGAAATGtacttaaaaattaataataaaagcaATGCTAGCTTTTCTTGTTGTACATagaggaaaaaataaatataataatgaggaaaaaaaaaacacaaaaatcttatatatgtaatacccttttatattaaagtacttttaatttttgctATATTTTACCATAAATCCtttctatttatttaaatcatttctcattatataaaagttaaaattagaaattaaaataatgaataaaaacttttacataaaatattaacTCTCATTATATcgtttaaaaaattaaaggtaCCTTGTTTTATTCATATAAGAAAACgtcttattttaaaattagcatagaatgaaattttttcattttatagaaatactcttaaaaaaataaaatatattttaagttaGATGCATGAatctataaaataaaattaaaaaaagaatcatattacttattttaatatacatttaataaatatatttattatttcaaattACATATCGtataaaattgaaatttaaagtttttttataacgatagatgtgtatatatatctaaagaagaaaaaagtaaaataaatgtaaacaaaaaattaaaataataataaaaataataataaaatgtatttattttttaacattttaaaaagatattataataaaaagtaaaaaaaaataaattgatggaatataaaagatgcagagaaaacaaaatatgtaaaaatataaaaaaaaaaagaggaaaaaagaaatgaagcACAAAACAgaacaaattaaaaagaagaataaaagtttaaaatgaataagttaaaaaaaaaataataacataattattcatattttattaaaattatgttaaatgtttttataataaaatctgagtatatatatgtaaaaaaaagtgcttaaatttttataaatttattttttaattcaagtATTTATTCTAAATTTCTGCAAAGTAATACCATAAACAATGATCTGTAATTATTTAATCCAATTCCTTTTCCACAACCATGAACAGAACAAGCTGCTAAACTTTTTGCACATTTATCGAATGGTGCTTTTACAAATGGATTAGAGGAATTAAATTCAGCTTTAAATCCAGACAAAATTGTACCTTTGGAAGGGCATTCACCAACTAATTTTCCATCATTAAATGGTTGTGATCGATTAACAGAACCATGGAAATTATCTAATGCAACAAGagataaattatttacacCTGTCCATATTGTCGTGTCTACGCAAACAAGGTAAATGtaacttttttcatttgaagAACTCATATTAACAGAGCATTCTTTCAAtcctataaataaaaaatatattttatagaaagaaaaaaaaaagaataaaaaataaaaataaataaataaccTGGCCTACAGGGAgtagaataaatatattcagCAGCATTATTTCTACTAGAAGAAGAAGATAAACCAAATCCAAATATTATGGTATAATCATTTGGGCATTTTGCACTATTAAAAGTTGAACTACTTTCACTTACCACTTGTTCAGAAAATGGTAAAGGTTGTATACCACATTCCATATAAAGATAAGCAGAATCATATTTCCTTGAATGCCCTTGTTTTGATGTGCAGCTACTGGATCCAGCTTCACATATTTCAATATCATAACCTTTCAGATTTTTTGTGTAATTCCAGAAATTCTGCTTTAATGAAAAACCAAATAAAACAACCTCATTATGAGGACATTCTGCACTTATAGGAGGAGGAGAAGTTTTAGTAATTGTCGTTGAATTAGTTagctataaaaataaaaaatatatacaaaaattcaaatgaaaatacttattaaagaatatgattaataatatattctttaaaaaaaaaaaaaaaaaaaggaataaataaaataaacaataatatatcataataaaataattgaaaaaaagaattagaagcgtttattcttttttctgTTATGCACTCAGTTTATTAATTCTCTATTTTcctatgtatatatattactatggcaataatgtttttatcttctttttgCATAGTATCATGAGGTGAATATCCAAATACTCtagaataatatattaatgcTTTTTCATaagatttttttaattcatctgAATCAAAGATATTAGAAATTGGtgttaatttaatatttataggCATTGGATTAGTAGAAACTGTTTTTGACcattcatataaattttcttcttttgttACATCTTTAATTGGATTTCCTCCCATTACAATTAATGTTTCTTTCatgttataattttcatcattatttttcGAAGAACTATTTGAATTTGTATTGGTTGATCCACCTCCACTGGCAAAACCAAATTGAGCACGAATCTCCGCTTTTACACTAACACCTTCtcttttcatttttgaaATAGATGAAGTGGAGACATCTATTATCTTTGTTATTTTGCCacctatatttttaaaaaagtaaatattatattaattaaatatatataatatattaagaaaaagtAATGGATActtcaaaatttttagttatactttgtaaaataatataaataaattctttcttttttaattacctAACTGTGCTTCAGTAATAATATGTGTACcatatactttaaaaaattctatcCAAGAATTTACACTTTTACAAGCTTCTTcagattttttttctttataaacaCCTGAACTACATTCGCTGTCTTTATCTAATCCTGTAAAATTAGGTGGAAGACTATTCAATGCATTATTAAATGCAGTCGTTGTTTtcctaaaattttttaaagaaatatttttgctattgtatatattctttttatatatatcataaaaatattttttctaatatatatatatatatataaatttaatttatactatttaaataacttttattaaaacttttataaaaaagaaataaaatcggataataaaatttgtgaaaaaaataaaaatttttttatttatatattaccATTCAACATAAGGTGGCAATCCTATTGTATACTTTATACAATtagatttaataaaatatgttttttttgaTCTTTTAGAAACTTCATTAATAAAACGTTTATAACCAGCGGATGCAGAAAAGGATGCTAAACCTATATATCCACCTTCCACTTTTGCTTCGGCTGATAAAGTTTTAGAATAATCTGAAACGCTAGAACATTCAttaatctaaaaaaaaaaatatatatatatatataatgtgtACGTAATCTataaaacaataataaataaaaaattattacttaaaaatattttaaatagtaagaaaaatataaatttatataaacacAAAGTTATGTTTTAGTATACCGATTCTATTCTACTACATGCACTTTCTTTTCTTATCCATCCATTTAATGGCTGCAGAGTAACTAAATCATTTGCAACTCCTTCATCGCTTAATGCCCATtccattaaataaatttgagCTCTATAACCAGGATCGGTTAAAGAATCAGCTTCACCTAATGGATTACCAAAAAGTAAATCATAGCCAATACCTACAAAATATAAACCTGGAAATACAGTTGGATCatcattaattaaattttcgTTATTTccatcttcatcttcatcttcatcattTTTGTTTACTTTTTGGTGTAACCTATTATTagtttcttttaattttttttttctttcttttttttctttaatggcaaaattatattttttagattttgtttttttatattttttttttttttctttggatttttcttcatttttaatcttaatttttttcttcatcttttcaactaaaagaaaaaattttatatatttaaatactaaaatcataaaataatattattgtgCATGTAtccatttaatatatttaactaaaatatctttttctttttttttatgattacCTTTATCTATTTCGGTGTCATCGTTGTTTTCATCATCACTGtcactattatttttattgctaTCCTTTTCTTTGATATTATcatcattaaaatttaaattatcacCATCATTATcactttttttgttattttcatcatcgttattttttaaagaattttctgatattattttttctgtaaatttatttaaatatatatatatacatgtatgtatgtatgtatgtatgtatgtatgtatgtatgtatgtatgtatgtatgtatgtatgtatgtatgtatgtatgtataataacattaaaaaaatatttcactAGAAAAAAATTGACATAATTAAAGTTTTGTTATATAAAATCttagtttatatatataatataaaattttccttttttcccTATATATACACAAAATTATTACTAACAacaatgaatataaaataatatatttccataaagatatatataatattgaaactcaatttatttatctatttatttataaaactaaaaaaaaacaaaaagtaaataatttaccaatagaattataaaaatcattGGAATCCtgattatcttttttttttgaattttcactattatttatattttcgtCTTTATTAATGAGAGAAAA
Proteins encoded in this window:
- the PLP1 gene encoding perforin-like protein 1, putative, whose protein sequence is MCIFHIGFLNSINAERNKNYKKRENNNIISKKNENLMSIENGENILCSNKSCTNGENFSLINKDENINNSENSKKKDNQDSNDFYNSIEKIISENSLKNNDDENNKKSDNDGDNLNFNDDNIKEKDSNKNNSDSDDENNDDTEIDKVEKMKKKIKIKNEEKSKEKKKKYKKTKSKKYNFAIKEKKERKKKLKETNNRLHQKVNKNDEDEDEDGNNENLINDDPTVFPGLYFVGIGYDLLFGNPLGEADSLTDPGYRAQIYLMEWALSDEGVANDLVTLQPLNGWIRKESACSRIESINECSSVSDYSKTLSAEAKVEGGYIGLASFSASAGYKRFINEVSKRSKKTYFIKSNCIKYTIGLPPYVEWKTTTAFNNALNSLPPNFTGLDKDSECSSGVYKEKKSEEACKSVNSWIEFFKVYGTHIITEAQLGGKITKIIDVSTSSISKMKREGVSVKAEIRAQFGFASGGGSTNTNSNSSSKNNDENYNMKETLIVMGGNPIKDVTKEENLYEWSKTVSTNPMPINIKLTPISNIFDSDELKKSYEKALIYYSRVFGYSPHDTMQKEDKNIIAILTNSTTITKTSPPPISAECPHNEVVLFGFSLKQNFWNYTKNLKGYDIEICEAGSSSCTSKQGHSRKYDSAYLYMECGIQPLPFSEQVVSESSSTFNSAKCPNDYTIIFGFGLSSSSSRNNAAEYIYSTPCRPGLKECSVNMSSSNEKSYIYLVCVDTTIWTGVNNLSLVALDNFHGSVNRSQPFNDGKLVGECPSKGTILSGFKAEFNSSNPFVKAPFDKCAKSLAACSVHGCGKGIGLNNYRSLFMVLLCRNLE